Part of the Streptomyces antimycoticus genome, AGGAGGGCGAGCGAGCGGTGGTCGTGGGCGGTGCGCAGATAGCCCTCGTCGGCGATGCGCTCGGAGTGGAAGGTCAGCAGGTCGCCCAGGACCGCCCAGGCGTCCAGCAGCCCGATGGCCGGGTCGTCCGGGGTGCGCACGGTCAGGCCGCGCAGCGCGGGGTAGGCGGGCGAGGCGAGCCGGTCGAGCATGGCGGCCAGGAAGGAGCCGTAGTCGCCGACGCGATAGTCCAGGGCGGTGCGGCCGGGTGGGTTGTGCGGGGCGCCGGGGCCCCGGCGCTCGTCGTGGCCGCCGCAGCCGCAGCCGCAGCCGCAGCCACCGGAGTTGACGTGGTCGGGGTGGTCGCTCATCGGGCCCCCTTCAGCTCGATGACCAGGCGGCCGTTCTCGGGCCGGTCGGGGTCGTTGTCGCATTGGGCGATCTCCAGGGGGCCGAGGCGCAGGATGCCGTCTTCCAGCGCCTCGCCGTGCGATGTCTCGTACGAGGTGCCGTCATCGGACCCCTTCGGTCCCTCCAGCCCCTCGTGCCACAGCCGTCGCAGCCGGGTGACCTCGACGCTCAGCACGCCCGGCACCGCCGCGGCGACGGCCACCAGCCGGCTGAGCCGCACCGGTTCGCCGAAGGTCAGGGCGTCGGGGTGGAAGAAGCCGAGCCGCCCGCCGGAGAACCGGCGGCTGCCCAGCGCCCGGTACAGCTCGGCGAGGATCTGCCCGTGCTGGTGCCCGGGCGCGGCGCACACCGCGAGCGCGATGTCCAACGGCACGGCGCGGGCCGGGCCGACCACCAGGTCGTGTCCGATCCGGCGGTAGCCCTCCAGGGCGTGCGCGACCGAGTCGAGGAGGGCGGGGGGCGGCGCCCCGGTCCCGTACGCGTCGATGGCGATGTGTGCCTCCTGCACACTGCCGGTCCAGCGGATCTCCGCCGCCGCGCGCTGCACACCGGGCAGCCCGGAGGCGAGCGCCGCGTAGTCCTCGGCGGTGATGGCCCGGTGCCGGGTGCGCTTCAGGTCGAGCGGGGCGAGCTGGCGGACCTGCTCGACCGGCTCGGGCTCGGTGCCGCCGACGGCGGGCAGCGGATTGCGCACCCCGGCCACGGGCAGGGGCCGCCCGGTGTCAGCCTTTCCCGGGCGTTCCGGATCCCGGCACAGCACCAGGTGGTTGATGGCCTCGGGGCCGACGTTGCCCGCCGTGCCGCCGCCGACCCGGTAGTGGACCGCGAGCCGCGCCCCGGGCTCCGGCTCGGCGCCGTACCGGCCGTCGCCGAAGCGCAGCGCGATGCGGCCGTCGTCCTCCAGTTCCCCGACGACGTGGCGGTCCCGGGGGCGGGAGCCCAGCAGGTCGCGGCGCGGTGTCCAGGTCGCGCCGCCGGCTTCGATCCGTACGGCGGGGAGCGCGGCCCGTGGATCCTGCACGAGGGCGGCTGCCGGCCCGTGCAGCACCGGGTCCTCGGGGCGCAGCCCGGCCGCGTAGGCCCGGCCCCAACTGTGCGCGATCTCCCAGGCGATGCGCCCGTCCAGGACGGTGCCGGCCCGGGCCCTGGCGGTCAGTGCGCGAAGGCGCGTCAGCTTGGCGTCGAGCAGCCGGTCGCAGCGGTGCAGCAGTTCGCGCAGCGCCCGGACGGGGTGGCGGGCCAGTTGGAGGCGCTCCAGGACGCGCGGCCCGAACAGGACGGTCAGCTCGGCGATCTCCTCGTCCGAAAGCCCGTCGCGGTCGCGGGCGCTGCGCCACAGCTCGGTGAGCCGCTGCCGCACCCGTCCCGGGATGGCGGCCAGGTGCTCGGCCTGTCCGGCGGCAATATGGCGCGGGTCGGGGAAGGGCACGGCCTGGGTGACGGGCGCTTGGTGCAGTACGGGCCTGAAGCGCGGCACGATCCCCGGGTAGACGGACTGGGCGAGAAGCGTCCGCAGGGCCTCGGCCTGGGCGTACGCGGTGCCGGGCACGACCTTCTCGCGCCGCTGCCCGGCCGACTCCAGACCGATCCCGGCCCGGCCGGTCGCCTCGAGGCCGACGCTGGTGAACAGCTCCCGTACGTCGTCGGCGGTCAGCGGCCGCCCGTGGCGGGCCCGGTCCAGCAGGGAGTCGATGAGCCGTGCGGGCGCGTTGCCGGCGTCCTTGTCGAAGCAGCCGAAGGCGGGGGACTCGCAGGAGCCGACGACGGCGGGGACCGGCGGCACGGTGAAGGTCTCCGGTGTGCCGCAGCAGAAGGTCAGCGAGCGCCCGTGGTCGACGAGCACCACATTGCCGCGCGCCACGCTGACGTCCTCGACGGGCACGCAGTCGGTACCGCCCCGGGTGGCCAGGCACAGCGGGAAGGCCAGTGCGTCCTCCGGCGCCCAGGTGACCTCCAGCACCGGCTGTTCGGCGAGCCGGTCGACGGCGGGGGTGACGGAGGTGAGGCGCACGGCCTGCCGGTGCGACGGGTCGGCGTCGCCGGGCGTCCCGGAGCGCGGCCCCCGCACCTCCTCGAACAGCAGCAGATCGCCGGGATGCAGGTCGATCGTGCGGGTTTCGCACTTCTCGTCGGCCCATGCGTCGCGCAGCGTGGCGGAGGTGGCGCCGACGGGCAGCGAGCAGACCTCGCCACCCCAGGTCCACAGGCGGATGCGGTGGTGTTCCGGCCGCAGGTGGAGGGGTTGATCGGTGACGACGGGCTCGAACACCTCCACCGACCCGCGCTCGTCGAGCACGGCCAGCTCCCGGTCGTCCAGCACCGCCCCGATGTCCGGCCGGTCCAGCGGGCCGAGGGTACGGACGTCGACGGCGGCGAAGCGGTACTCCCCCGGGTCCAGGGTCAGCGGCTCGACCGTCTCCACGGTGACGAAGGCGCGGGCGTTGCAGCCGTCGTGCATCGCGTAGTCGATGAGCCGTACGTGGCGGCGTACGGACACCCGGCGGCGGGCGGTGTCGAGATACGCCTCGGTGGCGACCGCATCCTGCTGGTAGCTGATCTGGTCGGCGGTGTAGGCGAGCAGCTCGACCAGGGTGGTGCCGAGGTCGGCGGCGTTGCGCTCGACCCAGTCGGGGGTGGTGAGGCGGAGCCGGTCCAGGACGACCTGGCGGAGAGTGTCGTAGTCGCGGGCGGTGTAGTCGATGACGGGGGCGGGCCCGGTCCGGAAGGTGGCGGGGAGGTCGTCGCCCTCTTCCTTGCAGTCGAAGGGGGCGGGGCAGTCGGGCCGGAAGGTGAAATCGGCGGAGAAATACCGCTGGTCGAAGCCGGGGAACGGCTCGGTGCCGGGCCGTCCGTAGGGATCGGTGTCCACGACGGAGAGCCGGTAGAGGGAGGTGTCCCCGGCCCGGTCCACGGTGACGTACAGCTTGTCGTCGAGCTCCGGGTCCTCCTCGCGCTCGACGGAGATCTCGAGCACCTCGATGCCGGTGATCCGGCGGCCGCCGTCGATGCGTACGTTCTCCGGGCACAGGCCGTGCGGGGCCTTGCCGAGGAAGGTGACGGTGAGGGTGGTGCCCTGTTCCGTGCTGTCCCCCACCTCGACGGCGTCGACCCCGCCCAGATGGGCGGCCCTGATGAGGTCGCGCCGTGACCCGGCGGTCTGCTGACTCACGCGGATCCCCTCCCCTCGAACACCTCGTCGCGCAGACTGGCGGTGGCGCGCACCACATACCGCAGATGGACACGCACGACGTTCTCCTCGCTGACCACGTCCAGGGACTCCACCTCGATCAGCTCGCCGAGCCGGCGCTGCAGCGACGCCTGAACGGACAGCTCCACGGCGGAGGCCAGTTCGGGGCTGTTGGGCGTGAAGACGAGGTCGAGGAGGCCGCATCCGAAGTCGGGCCGCATGACGCGCTCGCCGGGGCTGGTGAAGAGCAACTGCTCGATCAGATCGCGTATGTGGTCGTCGTGGTCCGCGTGCGCGGTGCGCCCGCGCCGGTCGATCCGGAACGGAAAGGCGATGTCGGTCCGTACCGTGCGGGTCCTGCCGGTCCGTGTCCTCATCCGCACCTCACCCCTTGCCGCGCGGCGGAGACGACGGGTGGCCCCTGTGGCACGAGCCCCGCGCTGAAGCACTGTGCCGAGGAGGTGTCGAGCAGTACGGGCACGCCGTCGATCAGCACCGTGTCGCGGTCCGGAGTCCACCGGACGGTGGTGCACGGCAGCGGGACGCGGTCGACGGCGTGCGGGCAGCCGACGACCGTGAAGACGTCGTCGGCGGATGGCATGGGCTGCCCGTCGAGCCGCACACCGGACGACGGAACGGATGCCGCCCGTACGCGTCCGCCGTGCGGGCAACTGATCACGGCGGTATGGCTGACGAGATTGCCGGAATTCCCGGACACGTCCCTTGTCCCTCCCCGTTCTCGTGCGCTGGCTGGTTATCGCTTCTTGGGCACGGTCAACCGGCCCTCGTTCAGATCGACTTGGTCTCCGACCAGGGAGACCGACGCCCCCTGGCCGTTGTCGATATGCACTCCGGTCGCGTCGATCTTTACGAACGCGCCGCCGGGTGCCTGCAGCAAAATGCCTTCGGCCGGAACGTCGGACATCACGATCTTGTGCTTCCCCGGTGTCTGGATCACCACGGGGTGCGCGGTCGCCGGATCGGTCCGCGCGTCCTCCGGGAGCTGCTCCCTGGCCCCGAACCAGCACCCCGTCCAGATGGGGAAACTGGGGTCGCCCTGCTCGAACTCCACCCACACCCCGGCCCCGACGGACGGCACGACGTACTGCCCGGCGGGCCGCAGCTGGTCCCCCGTGAAGGGAAAGCAGGGCATGGCCCAGGTCGACGGCTCATCGCCGAGGACATCGGGCACCTCGACGGTGATCCGGCCTATTCCGAGCGGGTCCTGGTTGTCCCGCACCCGGCCCCGGAATTTCCCGAGGTAGCGGTTGTTGGGCGTGGCCGCCATGGGGGCTCCTGATTCTTGTCCTTGGGGTCCTTGGGGTCCATAGGGTCCTTAGGGCCGAACGGTGTCGCTCCGGGCGATCAGCCCTTCGCGGGTGAGCGTGAAGTTCTGCTGGAAGGAGCCGGGCCGCAGATGGTGGGTGACGGACTTGACGTAGTACTCGCCGTCGTAGGTGGCCCCGGCGCCCCGGACGCCGACGAGCTGGCGCGGCTGGAGGATGTACCCGTGCCGATTGACGTCCAGCGAGCCGGAACCGGAGATGGCGTCGGCGGAGACGGCGGCCCGCGCCAGCGCTTCGGCCTCGGCCTGCGCCCGGTCCTTCTTGGCCGTGCCGGAGAGCGTCTTGCGCTTGAGGGCGGGGGTGGCTCGTTTGCCCAGCGGCGGGCGGAGCGGGCTGATGTCGGGCTGGGCGAGGAGGGTCGAGGTGCGAGTGGCCGGGTCCTGCCAGCGGGCCTGGGGCTCCTCGCGTGCGGTGCCGTCGTAGGCGAAGGTCAGCTGGTCGACGGTGGAGTTGACGTCCATGTTGACGGTGAGGGCGTGCTGCGGTGTCCCGATGCGCTTCTCGGGGCCCCAGTAGGCGGTGGAGACCCCGGCGACGGGCCCGGGGATGAGGTAGAAGACATAGCCGTTGGCCTGCGCGAGGTCGGTGACGTACTGCAGGTCGGTGCCGGTCTGGTAGTCGACGCGGCGTTGTGCGTTGGGCGGCTGGAGGATCTTCTCCTCGATGACGTCCGCCTCGATCCCGTAGTCGGTGTACTTCGAGAGGATGCGGGTGACGCGCTTGAAGGGCGGGAGGTTGGGATAGCGGTCGGTCCGCTCCTCGAGGTCCATGAGGAGGGTGAGGTCCTCGCCGGTGACGGTGAGGGTCGTCTGCCCCGGCTGATTGCTGGCCCCCACCTCGTGGCGCACGATGAGCCCGTCGAGGAGGACGATCGGCGTGCCCTTGACGGCGGCCGTGACGACCACGCGGGTGCGGGGGTCGAAGAACCCCTCCGGGAGCAGCCGGTCGATGATCGCGCCCTTTTTGGTGAGGTCGAACGCCATCTGGAAGCCGCTGCGTTCGCCCGCGGTCGTGGTGATCTGCGCGGACAGCAGCGCCTCGGTGACCTCGGGGGCACGGGGCGGGTGAGCTTGGGCCCCATCCGTAATTCGAGGTGAATGGGCCCCTGCCCGACGGGCTCATCAGCCATGGCGCCCACCACTTCCGCCCGGGAGCCCGCTCGGGAACCCGCTCGGGATCTCTATCTCCTCGCCCGGCTCGGCGGTCAGCTCGCGGGGGTCGAGGACGGGGTTGGCGTCGGCGATCCGCCACCAGGCGGCGGGGTCGCCGAAATAGCGCTGACCGAGGTGGTCGGGGCGCTCGCCACTGCTGACGGTGTGTGTCTCCGTCTCCTCGGGGTTTGCGCTCAGTGGCGGCAACAGCCGCCGCTTGATGTACCGGACGGGCGTGCCGTCGGGTTGGGTGTGGATCCCGATCTCGGCGTCGTGGTAGCGGCTGGAGCGGGGGTAAGGGTGCGACCCCGGAATCGCGTCGAGCGCGCTTTCGTACGGCTGTGGCTGTGACCCGGCCATCTGCTTCTACACCCTCCCCAGCCCGATGTCCCCACTGTTCAACCCCAGCGCGCTGAGCGCTCCCCCACGCGCGGCCGCCGCGAGCCGTTCCTTCTGCGCGAGATGCGCGAGATAGAGCTCGGCGCCCCGGTGGCCGGCGGGCAGATCGCTGACGGTGAGCACCTTCAGCCCGATGCTGAGGGATGCGCGGATGGGGTTGAGGTTGACGTCGAACGCCGATTCGTTGATGGACAGTTCGGTGATGCGGACCGGCATGACGCGCTTGCTGCCCCACGTGAAGAGGGTCAACGGCATCTCGATCGGGCTGATCTCGATGGTCCCCTTCTTGGACAGCCGCATGGCCTCCCGCAACTTGGCCGTGGTCGGCTGCACGAGCATTTCGAGCGTCGCGAGCTGCGGGTGTATCCCGTCGGGCGCGGCCACCTCGAACTGATCGGTCGCGTCGATCTCCGCCGTGAACTTCCACGTCTCCTGGGCGGGGCCCTTGAGGCGCAAGGCCTCGTTCTTGTCCCCGCTTCCGCTGCCGCCTCCGCCGCTGTCGGCTTGGTCGCCGGCGGATTGGGGGAGAGGGAGCGCTCCAGGGTGTCGGGGTTGAACTGGAGGATGATGATGCGTTGGGGGGTGCCGCGGTCGGGGTCGACGAGGACTATTCCGGAGCGGATGGGTTTGGGGATGTCGGGGTAGCGGGTCACAGGCGGGCCTCCCAACGCTCGATCAGTGGGCTGTAATCCAAATCAGGAAAGAGCTGGGCGAATACATCGAAGCCGTTGCGCAGGCTCTCGCCATACTTCTTAAAAGGACGCTTGGTGAATGAAATATCCGCAAACAGATACTGCCAACCATGCAGTCCCTTACTGAGAACGAGGGCGTCCATGTAGGTATTGTAAGTGATATCCAACTTGAAGAAGCCTGGCGGATACGGCGGAAACTGTTTGGACACTAGATCCTGAAACCAGACATCGAGCGAGGGCGATCCCGGAGCCATGTGCAGATAGGTCATGAAACCCCTGCCGGAGTTATAAGCATTGTCAATGTAACGCAGTTCTGCAACGAAGTCCTGCTGAAACTCGTCGGACAACATATCCACCATAAGGCTGGGGCCTTGACTCAGAATGTCAAGCGGCGCCGGCACCCGGTACTCCCCCGAAATTTCCGGAAGCGGCGATACGGACTCCCAATGGACGGCTATCTCAGAGAACCTGAGAGACGTTTCGAGCATTTCTGGGGCCAGCCTCAGATTACCCCAATTCGGATTGAACGCGGTCAGTGGGCGAATGTCACCGAACCCTAGGCCGACGTCGCCCAATGCCTCATCGATCACTTCGATCGAATCGGCAGAGCGCAGCTGCGCCATGGACGCTGTGTGACGCTCTTCCAGTTCATTAAGAGAGCTCATGGGTGTGCACCTTTCGCGGACGCCTACTCGATCTTGAATACGCGACCGTAGTTCGCGTCCATGCGTTCCAGGTAGTGCTGCAGACGCTTGATGTGCTTTCCTGTGCTCGGGACGATATATTTCTCGATCTTCTCCTTCATATCTGCAAGGTCCTCGAAAGGTCGCGACACGAACACTGCGAGCACGAGCTCATCACTCTGCCCCAGAACACCCCGCACGTTGATGTAGCTGCTTTCGGTGTTGATGTTGATCTTTGGATGCTTTTCCGTTGGCGGCTCCGGAAACTTGACCAACGGGGAGGTCTTCCATTTTTCAGACTTCCACTCGGTCCGACTACTGCCGTCGCCTTCTCCAGTGTGTTTGTAGGTAGCCCAGCGCGCCTGGAGTACCCGCGGGAAGCCGGGCGGGTATACGCCGTCTGCGTATTGAGAGGCCGGACCTTCATAAAGGGAAAGGTCAACCTTGTACCATCCGGGCACCTTGTCTTCTTCATCGGCTCCGTCCCCGAACGCCTGCACCGCTCCGCTCTCGAATGCGGGGAAGAATCCTCTATTGATGTAGTTGTGCGCGGGCACCATGTTCGACCCCGCACGGGGACCTCCCAGACCTTTCGGGAGCAGGTGCATTGCATTCCAGGTGAAGTCACCGCCCACATTTTGGAGATTCTTTTGCCCTGGGATCTTCCTTCCGGTGACCCCCCGGCCGTATATGTGCCGGAAGCCGATGATGTTACGCGCCCGCGCAGCTACTCCCGAATGCGGGGTTTCGCCATCTTCGGCCCAGTCCGGGTTGATGAACTCATGCTTGAAGGATACTGGTAGCTGACCATCGACGA contains:
- a CDS encoding phage baseplate assembly protein V; translation: MAATPNNRYLGKFRGRVRDNQDPLGIGRITVEVPDVLGDEPSTWAMPCFPFTGDQLRPAGQYVVPSVGAGVWVEFEQGDPSFPIWTGCWFGAREQLPEDARTDPATAHPVVIQTPGKHKIVMSDVPAEGILLQAPGGAFVKIDATGVHIDNGQGASVSLVGDQVDLNEGRLTVPKKR
- a CDS encoding GPW/gp25 family protein, with product MRTRTGRTRTVRTDIAFPFRIDRRGRTAHADHDDHIRDLIEQLLFTSPGERVMRPDFGCGLLDLVFTPNSPELASAVELSVQASLQRRLGELIEVESLDVVSEENVVRVHLRYVVRATASLRDEVFEGRGSA
- a CDS encoding LysM peptidoglycan-binding domain-containing protein codes for the protein MAGSQPQPYESALDAIPGSHPYPRSSRYHDAEIGIHTQPDGTPVRYIKRRLLPPLSANPEETETHTVSSGERPDHLGQRYFGDPAAWWRIADANPVLDPRELTAEPGEEIEIPSGFPSGLPGGSGGRHG
- a CDS encoding putative baseplate assembly protein translates to MSQQTAGSRRDLIRAAHLGGVDAVEVGDSTEQGTTLTVTFLGKAPHGLCPENVRIDGGRRITGIEVLEISVEREEDPELDDKLYVTVDRAGDTSLYRLSVVDTDPYGRPGTEPFPGFDQRYFSADFTFRPDCPAPFDCKEEGDDLPATFRTGPAPVIDYTARDYDTLRQVVLDRLRLTTPDWVERNAADLGTTLVELLAYTADQISYQQDAVATEAYLDTARRRVSVRRHVRLIDYAMHDGCNARAFVTVETVEPLTLDPGEYRFAAVDVRTLGPLDRPDIGAVLDDRELAVLDERGSVEVFEPVVTDQPLHLRPEHHRIRLWTWGGEVCSLPVGATSATLRDAWADEKCETRTIDLHPGDLLLFEEVRGPRSGTPGDADPSHRQAVRLTSVTPAVDRLAEQPVLEVTWAPEDALAFPLCLATRGGTDCVPVEDVSVARGNVVLVDHGRSLTFCCGTPETFTVPPVPAVVGSCESPAFGCFDKDAGNAPARLIDSLLDRARHGRPLTADDVRELFTSVGLEATGRAGIGLESAGQRREKVVPGTAYAQAEALRTLLAQSVYPGIVPRFRPVLHQAPVTQAVPFPDPRHIAAGQAEHLAAIPGRVRQRLTELWRSARDRDGLSDEEIAELTVLFGPRVLERLQLARHPVRALRELLHRCDRLLDAKLTRLRALTARARAGTVLDGRIAWEIAHSWGRAYAAGLRPEDPVLHGPAAALVQDPRAALPAVRIEAGGATWTPRRDLLGSRPRDRHVVGELEDDGRIALRFGDGRYGAEPEPGARLAVHYRVGGGTAGNVGPEAINHLVLCRDPERPGKADTGRPLPVAGVRNPLPAVGGTEPEPVEQVRQLAPLDLKRTRHRAITAEDYAALASGLPGVQRAAAEIRWTGSVQEAHIAIDAYGTGAPPPALLDSVAHALEGYRRIGHDLVVGPARAVPLDIALAVCAAPGHQHGQILAELYRALGSRRFSGGRLGFFHPDALTFGEPVRLSRLVAVAAAVPGVLSVEVTRLRRLWHEGLEGPKGSDDGTSYETSHGEALEDGILRLGPLEIAQCDNDPDRPENGRLVIELKGAR